A window of the Candidatus Neomarinimicrobiota bacterium genome harbors these coding sequences:
- a CDS encoding ketoacyl-ACP synthase III — MNSIISGTGSILPEKVIPNSYFSDHEFFSKEGIKIRKPAAEVIAKLEEISGITSRRYISDQEDNVPMIKAAGENAIADAGLNKTQIDGIIVAHNTGNMVPDNPGHWDSVPNLASLAKNILGIKNHECFAYDILFGCPGWVQGLIQAHQAIQNGDANHVLVIGVEVISRVLDPHDLDSMLLGDGCGAVILSKSERDNKAGVLGYATFSHCQEDCHTIYIGKSNNPDFGNTKFFKMNGREVYRYATKWVPQVIKKGLEKVGKSMDEVDLFLFHQANGKMIEAIGNNISRLFDVDFKVLKERIPITIGFTGNTSVASIPTMLDMIRNKQLDKFEIKDGQLVAMVSVGAGMHCNAILYQF; from the coding sequence ATTAATTCTATTATATCAGGAACTGGTTCAATACTCCCTGAAAAGGTGATTCCAAACAGCTATTTTTCTGACCATGAATTCTTTTCAAAAGAGGGAATAAAAATCCGGAAACCTGCAGCAGAGGTAATTGCCAAGCTGGAAGAGATTTCCGGCATAACAAGCCGGCGATATATTTCGGACCAGGAAGATAATGTACCTATGATAAAAGCAGCTGGTGAAAATGCCATCGCTGATGCGGGTCTTAACAAAACTCAAATAGACGGCATAATCGTAGCCCACAATACAGGCAATATGGTACCCGACAATCCAGGGCATTGGGACTCAGTTCCCAACCTCGCCTCTTTAGCAAAAAATATCCTGGGGATTAAAAACCATGAATGTTTTGCCTATGACATTTTATTTGGCTGCCCCGGTTGGGTCCAAGGTCTAATCCAAGCCCACCAAGCGATTCAGAACGGTGATGCTAATCACGTCCTCGTCATTGGTGTGGAAGTTATTTCACGGGTTCTAGATCCTCACGATTTGGATTCCATGCTTTTGGGAGATGGATGTGGTGCAGTTATTCTCTCTAAATCTGAGAGGGACAATAAAGCGGGTGTTTTAGGATATGCCACATTTTCTCACTGTCAAGAGGATTGCCATACTATTTACATTGGTAAATCCAATAATCCAGATTTTGGCAACACTAAATTTTTTAAAATGAATGGCCGAGAGGTATACCGTTATGCTACAAAATGGGTCCCTCAGGTTATTAAAAAAGGGTTGGAAAAAGTTGGTAAATCTATGGATGAAGTTGATCTTTTTCTCTTTCACCAAGCCAATGGGAAAATGATAGAAGCTATCGGTAATAACATTAGTAGGTTATTTGATGTTGATTTTAAAGTTCTAAAAGAAAGAATCCCAATAACCATAGGATTTACTGGAAATACTTCAGTAGCGTCTATTCCCACTATGTTAGATATGATCCGGAATAAACAACTGGATAAATTTGAAATTAAAGACGGACAACTGGTGGCCATGGTTTCGGTCGGCGCCGGGATGCACTGTAATGCAATACTTTACCAATTCTAG
- a CDS encoding aldehyde dehydrogenase family protein codes for MDSLTLDNCLSNLQSNKNSWATLPITNKISYLDQTIKLTVDHAEEWANAGSEAKGLNTNSPLSGEEWLGGPYAFLNWLQYMKNTLNAIAAGKSAIHKVKLSEWANGQTVARVYPNNLLEKLLLDNYYLDVWMQDGVTLENIEDTVALFYKQESPKGKVSLVLGAGNVSSIVPLDIFYKLYAEGEVVLIKMNPINEYLGPIFEKIFAPLIEKGFIQFSYGAGDVGAYLTRHDMVDTIHITGSARTHDVIVFGVGEEGQKRKSENLPIMSKPISSELGGVSPTIVVPGPWSKGDFKFQAENIATQKLQNAGHNCIATQVLVMPKEWVGTEKLLQEVESKITNAESRPAYYPGAADRQNAARVHANAKSLDSGVDRTIIYDVDALIDEPCFTDEYFSPVLTTVELEGSDPAAFLKAAVKFANEKLDGTLGANIIIHPKTMKAHKEALDQAIADLKYGGIGINTWCALAFLAAGGAWGAYPGHTMDDIQSGKGVVHNAFLFDKTQKNVATGPFRNFPRSIFFGDLHMAPRPPWFVTNKTAHKTGKKLTYFIGTGSLLKLPGIFTSALKG; via the coding sequence ATGGACTCACTAACGTTGGATAATTGTCTTTCTAATTTACAATCAAATAAAAACAGTTGGGCTACCCTCCCAATTACCAATAAAATTTCCTATTTGGATCAAACCATAAAATTGACTGTGGATCATGCAGAAGAATGGGCAAATGCCGGATCGGAAGCGAAAGGATTAAACACCAATTCACCGTTATCGGGGGAAGAATGGTTAGGCGGCCCTTATGCGTTTTTAAACTGGTTACAATATATGAAAAATACGCTAAATGCAATTGCTGCAGGAAAAAGCGCAATTCATAAAGTTAAATTAAGTGAATGGGCAAACGGGCAAACGGTGGCGCGGGTTTATCCTAATAATCTTTTAGAAAAGTTGCTTTTGGATAATTATTATTTGGATGTTTGGATGCAGGATGGTGTTACACTTGAAAACATTGAAGATACAGTAGCGTTATTTTATAAACAGGAGAGTCCTAAAGGGAAGGTTTCTTTGGTATTAGGGGCAGGAAATGTATCATCCATAGTTCCTTTGGATATTTTCTATAAATTGTATGCCGAAGGAGAAGTGGTGTTAATAAAAATGAATCCCATCAATGAGTATCTTGGACCAATTTTTGAGAAGATATTTGCACCATTAATTGAGAAGGGATTTATTCAGTTTTCCTATGGTGCTGGAGATGTAGGCGCTTATTTGACCCGTCATGATATGGTGGATACAATTCATATTACCGGTAGTGCACGGACCCATGATGTAATCGTATTCGGCGTTGGAGAAGAAGGCCAAAAAAGGAAAAGTGAAAACCTACCCATTATGAGTAAACCAATTTCATCTGAATTGGGTGGAGTATCTCCTACGATTGTTGTTCCGGGACCATGGTCAAAAGGTGATTTTAAATTTCAAGCTGAAAATATCGCTACCCAAAAACTTCAAAATGCAGGCCATAATTGTATTGCAACACAAGTATTGGTAATGCCGAAGGAATGGGTAGGAACAGAAAAATTACTCCAAGAAGTGGAGAGTAAAATTACTAATGCTGAAAGCCGTCCTGCATATTATCCCGGCGCAGCAGATCGTCAAAATGCCGCAAGGGTACATGCAAATGCAAAAAGTCTCGATAGCGGTGTGGATCGAACCATTATCTACGATGTGGACGCCCTTATCGATGAACCCTGTTTTACGGATGAATATTTCAGTCCCGTCCTTACTACGGTTGAACTGGAAGGTAGTGATCCTGCTGCATTTTTAAAGGCGGCAGTCAAATTTGCCAATGAAAAACTGGATGGTACTTTAGGTGCGAACATAATTATACATCCTAAAACAATGAAGGCACATAAAGAAGCTTTGGACCAAGCTATAGCGGATTTGAAGTATGGTGGCATTGGTATAAATACTTGGTGCGCTCTTGCATTTTTAGCCGCCGGTGGTGCGTGGGGTGCCTATCCTGGCCATACCATGGATGATATTCAATCAGGAAAAGGTGTGGTTCACAATGCTTTCCTTTTTGATAAAACCCAAAAGAACGTTGCGACAGGTCCCTTCAGGAATTTTCCACGGTCAATCTTTTTTGGCGATTTGCATATGGCACCTAGACCGCCTTGGTTTGTCACTAATAAAACAGCCCATAAGACTGGCAAAAAACTAACTTATTTTATTGGGACTGGAAGCCTTTTAAAGCTTCCAGGTATTTTTACTTCAGCCTTAAAAGGGTAA
- a CDS encoding acyl-CoA/acyl-ACP dehydrogenase has translation MIISQAIEKFGKAVMGEQQLQEALADMMTDIFTAESVLVRIRQTPINESAFKIGTVFVSEKMGKMVQSAKQCLLYIHGGEIPEEIYAEYEQLIILLNLSEDIYLLKEEIATHVIYNNSYPF, from the coding sequence TTGATCATTAGTCAAGCCATAGAAAAATTCGGTAAAGCAGTGATGGGTGAACAGCAATTGCAAGAAGCCTTAGCCGATATGATGACTGATATTTTTACTGCTGAAAGCGTACTGGTGAGGATTCGCCAAACACCAATTAATGAATCAGCATTTAAAATTGGAACTGTATTTGTTTCAGAAAAAATGGGCAAAATGGTACAATCGGCAAAACAATGCTTACTTTATATTCATGGTGGTGAGATTCCAGAAGAAATTTATGCTGAATATGAGCAATTGATTATACTTTTGAACTTGTCAGAAGATATCTATTTATTAAAAGAAGAAATTGCCACACATGTCATATATAATAATAGCTATCCATTCTAA